Proteins from one Desulfonema limicola genomic window:
- a CDS encoding metallophosphoesterase family protein has product MKILAVSDYVAPVLYDNFKPECFQGLDLIISCGDLPPEYLTFLAFKINVPLFYVKGNHDIRYDSKHPGGCIHLDSKIFKYKGLRIMGFDGSRWYNGNVNQFTESQMRKKIRKMRLKLWLNKGVDIIITHAPPRFINDAEDLCHRGFKSFLPLIEKYSPLYFLHGHIHMNFTDHSQRITIVNKTKVINACGYYIFEINGV; this is encoded by the coding sequence ATGAAAATACTGGCTGTTTCAGATTATGTTGCCCCTGTTTTATATGATAATTTTAAACCTGAATGTTTTCAGGGTCTGGATCTAATTATTTCCTGCGGTGATCTTCCTCCTGAATATCTTACTTTTTTAGCTTTCAAGATCAATGTTCCTCTTTTTTATGTTAAAGGTAATCATGATATACGATATGATTCAAAACATCCTGGAGGCTGTATTCATCTGGATTCCAAAATTTTTAAATACAAGGGGCTGCGTATTATGGGCTTTGACGGTTCCCGCTGGTATAATGGAAATGTCAATCAGTTTACAGAATCTCAAATGAGAAAAAAAATAAGAAAAATGAGGCTGAAATTATGGTTAAATAAAGGGGTTGATATTATCATAACCCATGCACCCCCGAGATTTATAAATGATGCAGAAGATCTTTGCCACAGGGGATTTAAAAGTTTTTTACCCCTGATAGAAAAATACAGCCCCCTTTATTTTCTTCATGGACATATACATATGAATTTTACTGATCACTCACAAAGGATCACTATTGTGAATAAAACAAAGGTGATTAATGCCTGTGGATATTATATTTTTGAAATTAACGGGGTGTAA
- a CDS encoding Lrp/AsnC ligand binding domain-containing protein — MTNRIAAVWKSWRNKNKLKSFKENQLVEEAYDARDLGIKTIELSRIVGSVGRYLDFDSRFRLKTDLPSERMERVKKAMLEGKSLPPVALYQIKDEYYIMDGNHRVAAAKALGRKTINAHILEFLPSRKTLENVLYLEKNDFIEKTGLKFPIEITEVGQYSYLLEQIKEHQQSLEKVNKTQLPFQTAAKDWYQTIYCPFIEIIERSRLSAAFSRRTTADLYAYISYHQWEKGRKRSYGIGLDQIIPKNMEEFRAQIAEKQGFEFPEMKRLITAFVFIHVKAGQEHRIMEKIFKLEEVKELYDVPGDFDLFAKIVMERDWLSSDSEVIGFFVYNNIRQISDVIKTQTLIPISSKRK, encoded by the coding sequence TTGACAAATCGTATAGCAGCGGTCTGGAAAAGCTGGCGAAATAAGAATAAATTAAAAAGCTTTAAAGAAAACCAGCTTGTTGAAGAGGCTTATGATGCAAGGGACCTTGGTATTAAAACAATTGAACTCAGCCGTATTGTGGGCAGTGTGGGACGTTACCTTGATTTTGACAGCCGGTTCAGGTTAAAAACCGATCTGCCTTCTGAAAGAATGGAAAGAGTAAAAAAAGCCATGTTAGAGGGCAAGTCCCTGCCTCCGGTAGCACTTTATCAGATTAAAGATGAATATTATATTATGGATGGCAATCACAGGGTTGCAGCAGCCAAAGCTCTTGGCCGTAAAACCATAAATGCCCATATTCTTGAGTTTCTTCCTTCCCGCAAAACCCTTGAGAACGTACTTTACCTGGAAAAAAATGATTTTATTGAAAAAACCGGATTAAAATTTCCCATAGAGATTACAGAGGTAGGCCAGTATTCCTATCTTTTAGAACAGATTAAAGAGCATCAGCAGTCTCTTGAAAAAGTCAATAAAACCCAGCTTCCATTTCAAACTGCTGCTAAGGACTGGTATCAGACAATTTACTGCCCTTTTATAGAAATTATTGAAAGAAGCCGTCTTTCTGCTGCTTTCAGCAGACGCACTACTGCAGACCTTTATGCCTATATTTCATATCATCAATGGGAAAAAGGCAGGAAAAGAAGTTACGGCATTGGGCTGGATCAAATTATCCCTAAAAATATGGAGGAGTTTCGTGCCCAGATTGCAGAAAAACAGGGTTTTGAATTTCCTGAAATGAAACGGCTTATAACTGCTTTTGTATTTATCCATGTCAAAGCAGGCCAGGAACACAGGATCATGGAAAAGATATTTAAATTAGAGGAAGTAAAGGAATTGTACGATGTTCCCGGAGATTTTGACCTGTTTGCAAAGATAGTCATGGAAAGGGACTGGCTGAGTTCTGATTCAGAAGTAATTGGTTTTTTTGTATATAATAATATCAGACAAATATCTGATGTTATAAAGACCCAGACCCTTATTCCTATTTCATCCAAACGGAAATAA
- a CDS encoding pyruvate kinase alpha/beta domain-containing protein produces MYFDKPGKENTEQTLKAAYERGRELGINEVVVASTKGGTGYKTLEIFKGFKIIMVTYHCGYKEPFKNVLKEDVKADLTAKEVNIVSATHALSGVERAVARKHSGIYPALLIADTLKLFGQGTKVAVEISIMAADAGMLSGNDIIAIGGTGRGADSGLVIKPANQTDLFDMRIREIICKPRIF; encoded by the coding sequence ATGTATTTTGATAAACCTGGAAAAGAAAACACTGAACAGACATTAAAGGCTGCATATGAACGCGGCAGAGAGCTGGGAATAAACGAAGTGGTGGTGGCTTCAACAAAAGGGGGAACAGGATATAAGACTCTTGAGATATTTAAAGGCTTTAAAATTATTATGGTTACATATCATTGCGGTTATAAAGAGCCTTTTAAAAATGTACTTAAAGAAGATGTAAAAGCCGATCTTACGGCAAAAGAGGTAAATATTGTATCTGCAACCCATGCACTTTCAGGTGTTGAACGGGCGGTTGCCAGAAAGCATTCCGGTATTTACCCTGCACTTTTAATTGCTGATACTCTAAAGCTGTTTGGACAGGGAACCAAGGTAGCTGTTGAGATTTCCATTATGGCAGCAGATGCAGGAATGCTGTCAGGAAATGATATTATAGCCATAGGAGGAACCGGCAGAGGTGCTGACTCCGGCCTTGTTATAAAACCTGCAAATCAGACCGACCTTTTTGACATGCGTATAAGAGAGATAATCTGCAAGCCCAGAATTTTTTGA
- a CDS encoding DNA translocase FtsK — protein MAESISVSQLKCACLDPQWKNQWIQGKNPSTMSFSPLGTIPVYGAVFHKIAEKFVNWLTKIDNKSILAELSDEYSLWHKMYNDFAEVKLNKLLEKNKIESAYYLSQSLKSFCRRLDDLRCRTLNFSSWQDIFLTQEFLIQNIRFNTENSFIVISGQVDAVRTHPEYGLEIVDYKLSRGTSMKHDLVQLSIYSQLLSKAKPGLRFHGILEYYEPELHEVSISEKELEQIFNEIVYPVLHELTNGKSISKDMSKDIEDCYASFNLKVNIIDKIQAPQLVRYKTKPAPGVKVVSLANRAADLQVFLSLRELPIIEPAQGCVHIDIPKDKPDTVFWQDIINRSEYKDNKSPVSFPVGLGVNNKLIIADLADSNMCHALIAGSSGSGKSEFLKSLVASLIAKNNPGTLKLSIIDPKILTFGSFSNCSFLTGPIITDIFSAIPCLTEAVNEMESRYCRLGSEGFENLNARFQSGKHDIPFYVIIFDEFADLILAGKEEKKTFEALTARLAAKGRAAGIHLVLTTQRPDRTIVTGLIKANLPLKICLKVTTAGNSHIIIDKNGGESLLGCGDLLCCCGKDIERGQSPYITQEELFKLAGTG, from the coding sequence ATGGCAGAATCAATAAGTGTATCACAATTAAAATGCGCATGTCTTGATCCTCAATGGAAGAATCAATGGATCCAGGGGAAAAATCCATCAACCATGAGCTTTAGTCCTTTGGGAACTATACCTGTGTATGGAGCTGTTTTTCATAAAATTGCTGAAAAATTTGTAAACTGGCTTACTAAAATTGATAACAAAAGCATACTTGCTGAATTATCTGATGAATACAGCTTGTGGCATAAGATGTACAATGATTTTGCAGAAGTAAAATTAAACAAACTTTTAGAAAAAAATAAAATTGAATCAGCCTATTATCTCAGCCAGTCTTTGAAATCATTTTGCAGACGGCTGGATGATCTGCGCTGCCGGACTTTAAATTTTTCATCATGGCAGGATATTTTTCTTACACAGGAGTTTTTAATTCAAAATATCAGGTTTAACACGGAAAACAGCTTTATTGTAATTTCAGGCCAGGTTGATGCTGTTCGTACTCATCCTGAATATGGACTGGAAATTGTAGATTATAAACTTTCCAGGGGAACCAGTATGAAACATGATCTAGTGCAGCTTTCCATCTACTCGCAATTATTGTCAAAAGCAAAGCCAGGCCTTAGATTTCATGGAATTCTTGAATATTATGAACCTGAATTACATGAAGTCAGCATATCTGAAAAAGAACTGGAGCAGATTTTTAATGAAATAGTCTATCCTGTTCTTCATGAACTAACTAATGGAAAATCAATATCTAAGGATATGAGCAAAGATATTGAAGATTGTTACGCATCCTTTAATCTCAAGGTAAATATTATTGATAAGATTCAAGCTCCCCAGCTTGTCAGATACAAGACAAAACCTGCACCAGGTGTCAAGGTTGTATCCCTTGCAAACAGGGCTGCTGATTTACAGGTTTTCCTTTCCCTGAGAGAACTGCCTATTATTGAACCTGCTCAGGGGTGTGTTCATATTGATATTCCAAAAGATAAGCCTGATACAGTTTTTTGGCAGGATATTATTAATCGTTCTGAATATAAAGACAATAAAAGCCCTGTTTCTTTTCCAGTCGGGCTGGGTGTAAACAATAAGCTGATAATAGCTGATCTGGCGGATTCCAACATGTGCCACGCATTAATTGCAGGTTCTTCAGGAAGCGGGAAAAGCGAGTTTTTAAAAAGTCTGGTAGCCTCGCTTATTGCAAAAAACAATCCTGGAACACTTAAACTTTCCATTATTGATCCTAAAATCCTGACCTTTGGCTCTTTTTCCAATTGTTCTTTTCTAACCGGTCCTATTATAACAGATATATTTTCTGCAATTCCCTGTCTTACTGAAGCTGTTAATGAAATGGAATCAAGATACTGTCGTCTTGGATCAGAAGGTTTTGAAAATCTGAATGCCCGTTTTCAGTCCGGAAAACATGACATACCTTTTTATGTAATCATATTTGACGAGTTTGCTGATCTTATCCTGGCAGGAAAAGAAGAAAAAAAAACCTTTGAAGCCCTTACAGCAAGACTTGCAGCAAAAGGACGTGCAGCAGGTATCCATCTGGTACTTACTACCCAGCGTCCCGACAGAACCATTGTTACAGGACTGATAAAAGCAAACCTGCCTCTTAAAATATGTCTCAAGGTTACAACAGCAGGCAACTCCCATATTATAATTGATAAAAACGGGGGTGAATCTCTTTTAGGCTGTGGTGATCTGCTCTGCTGCTGCGGGAAAGACATTGAACGGGGACAGTCTCCGTATATTACTCAAGAAGAGCTTTTCAAGCTTGCAGGAACAGGGTAA